One region of Citrus sinensis cultivar Valencia sweet orange chromosome 6, DVS_A1.0, whole genome shotgun sequence genomic DNA includes:
- the LOC102612378 gene encoding proteasome subunit alpha type-3: MSSIGTGYDLSVTTFSPDGRVFQIEYAAKAVDNSGTVIGIKCKDGIVMGVEKLIASKMMLPGSNRRIHSVHRHSGMAVAGLAADGRQIVTRAKSEATNYESVYGEPIPVKELAQRVASYVHLCTLYWWLRPFGCGVILGGYDRDGPQLYMIEPSGISYRYFGAAIGKGRQAAKTEIEKLKLSEMTCRQGVIEVAKIIYGVHDEAKDKAFELEMSWVCDESNRQHQKVPDELLEEAKAAARAALEEMDAD, from the exons ATGAGCAGCATAGGCACAGGCTACGATCTGTCGGTGACCACATTCTCTCCCGACGGTCGCGTTTTCCAGATCGAATACGCCGCCAAAGCCGTCGACAACAGCGG GACTGTGATTGGAATTAAATGCAAAGATGGCATCGTTATG GGAGTGGAGAAGCTAATAGCGTCGAAGATGATGTTGCCTGGTTCCAATAGAAGAATCCATTCCGTTCATCGTCACTCCGGCATG GCTGTTGCAGGATTAGCAGCAGATGGGAGACAAATTGTTACCAGGGCCAAGTCTGAAGCTACAAACTATGAAAG TGTATATGGCGAACCAATTCCTGTTAAAGAACTTGCTCAACGAGTTGCTAGCTATGTGCATCTATGTACTCTATATTGGTGGCTCAG ACCTTTTGGATGTGGTGTAATTCTTGGAGGTTATGACAGAGATGGACCGCAATTGTATATGATTGAACCTTCTGGTATCTCCTAT AGGTATTTTGGAGCTGCAATTGGAAAGGGCAGGCAGGCTGCTAAAAC AGAGATTGAAAAGTTGAAGCTTTCTGAAATGACCTGCCGACAAGGGGTCATTGAAGTAGCCAAGAT CATTTATGGAGTGCACGATGAGGCTAAGGACAAGGCCTTTGAACTGGAAATGAGCTGGGTCTGTGATGAATCAAACCGCCAGCATCAGAag GTACCAGATGAGCTTCTTGAGGAAGCTAAGGCAGCCGCCAGAGCAGCGTTGGAAGAGATGGATGCAGATTAG
- the LOC102612682 gene encoding probable aquaporin SIP2-1 — protein sequence MAGIRLIVSDFILSFMWVWQSVLIKIFVYKVLGLGHAPSGEVFKCGLSIISMFLFAFLGKVTKGGAYNPLTVLASGISGDFSNFLFTVGARIPAQVIGSITGVRFILDTFPQIGRGPSLNVGIHHGALTEGLLTFAIVTISLGLARKIPGSFYMKTWISSVSKLALHILGSDMTGGCMNPASVMGWAYARGDHITKEHIFVYWLAPIQATVLALWLFKLVVRPLAEEKKDSKSKSE from the exons ATGGCAGGGATTAGATTGATTGTATCAGATTTTATCTTGTCATTCATGTGGGTTTGGCAGAGTGTTTTGATCAAGATTTTTGTGTACAAGGTTCTGGGATTGGGACATGCTCCCAGTGGTGAGGTCTTCAAGTGTGGCTTGTCAATAATCAGCATGTTTCTGTTTGCATTCTTGGGCAAAGTTACCAAAGGAGGGGCTTATAATCCCTTAACCGTCTTAGCTTCTGGCATTTCTGGGgattttagtaattttctCTTCACTGTTGGAGCTAGAATCCCTGCTCAG GTAATTGGATCTATTACTGGGGTTAGGTTCATCCTCGATACCTTTCCTCAGATAGGACGTGGTCCAAGTTTGAATGTTGGCATCCATCACGGTGCATTGACAGAAGGATTGCTCACATTTGCTATCGTTACCATCTCACTTGGGTTGGCAAGAAAAATTCCAGGGAGTTTCTACATGAAGACATGGATTTCGAGTGTCTCTAAGTTAGCTCTTCATATTCTTGGGTCTGATATGACTGGTGGATGCATGAACCCAGCCTCT GTGATGGGATGGGCCTATGCTCGTGGAGATCATATAACCAAGGAgcatatatttgtatattggCTAGCTCCAATTCAGGCAACTGTGCTTGCATTATGGTTATTTAAGTTGGTAGTTCGACCACTAGCAGAGGAGAAAAAAGACTCAAAATCTAAATCAGAATGA